Proteins co-encoded in one Bremerella sp. TYQ1 genomic window:
- a CDS encoding DNA-binding transcriptional regulator: MQRRRVMLIVETSLVYGREVLRGINRYVVANEPWSMFVDLRELAYRPPAWLENWDGDGIITRSTTPQLAEQLKAWNIPTVDLTDIYGDQGLPHIGTDHEAVGRMGAAHLLERGFRYFAFCGFSGHNWSTRRYHGFKDAIEKTAGPVELLEGPWDSSSALTWEQQQAQLCDWLRGLPRPIGIMACNDMRGQHVLDACRRINAAVPEEVAVIGVDNDELVCELCDPPLSSVMPNPQRIGFEAAALLDRLMKGEEPTQMSKLVEPLGIVTRQSTDVLAIEDPLVASAVKYIRQHACDGISVVDVLQHVPVSRSILERRFRKFIGRSPQAEIRNVQLKRVKQLLRETDLPLERIAGLSGYDHPEYMSVVFKRELGQTPGQYRTQNVKGASRRFR; encoded by the coding sequence ATGCAACGTCGCCGCGTCATGCTTATCGTCGAGACTTCGCTCGTCTACGGTCGCGAAGTCCTTCGTGGTATCAACCGCTATGTGGTCGCTAACGAGCCTTGGTCGATGTTTGTCGATCTTCGCGAACTCGCTTACCGCCCCCCCGCTTGGCTTGAAAACTGGGACGGCGACGGAATTATTACCCGCAGCACCACGCCGCAGTTGGCCGAACAACTAAAGGCGTGGAACATCCCCACGGTCGACCTTACCGATATCTACGGGGACCAAGGGCTCCCTCACATCGGCACCGATCACGAAGCGGTCGGTCGTATGGGAGCCGCTCACTTGTTGGAACGTGGCTTTCGCTACTTCGCTTTCTGCGGTTTTAGTGGTCACAATTGGTCCACCCGGCGGTACCACGGCTTTAAAGATGCCATCGAGAAGACGGCCGGTCCGGTCGAATTGCTCGAGGGCCCCTGGGATAGCTCCTCGGCGCTTACCTGGGAACAGCAGCAAGCCCAGCTTTGCGACTGGCTACGCGGGCTACCTCGGCCGATCGGCATCATGGCCTGCAACGACATGCGCGGGCAGCATGTGCTGGACGCCTGCCGACGCATCAACGCCGCCGTTCCGGAAGAAGTTGCCGTCATCGGGGTCGATAACGACGAACTAGTCTGCGAGCTGTGCGACCCTCCCCTTTCCAGCGTGATGCCCAATCCACAGCGTATCGGTTTCGAAGCCGCTGCCCTGCTCGATCGGCTGATGAAGGGTGAAGAACCAACCCAAATGAGCAAGCTGGTCGAGCCGCTCGGCATCGTTACCCGGCAGTCGACCGACGTGCTCGCCATCGAAGACCCGCTTGTTGCCTCCGCGGTGAAATACATCCGCCAGCATGCGTGCGACGGTATTTCGGTGGTCGATGTTCTGCAGCATGTCCCAGTCTCGCGAAGCATCTTGGAACGTCGTTTCCGGAAATTCATCGGCCGCAGTCCGCAAGCCGAGATCCGCAACGTCCAGCTCAAAAGGGTCAAGCAGCTGCTTCGTGAAACCGATCTGCCGCTGGAACGAATCGCCGGGCTGTCAGGCTACGACCATCCAGAATACATGAGCGTCGTCTTCAAGCGTGAACTGGGCCAAACGCCTGGCCAGTACCGAACTCAAAACGTCAAAGGAGCCTCCCGCCGATTCCGGTAA